From the genome of Miscanthus floridulus cultivar M001 chromosome 10, ASM1932011v1, whole genome shotgun sequence, one region includes:
- the LOC136489180 gene encoding proline-rich receptor-like protein kinase PERK2, with translation MPPPPPSPPPAASDPAPPSPPLLLPHRIRPLPSLPFFFPAGGQPLHFFFPADGFWIRPLPFFFPAGGRPPPSSPLAAAESGPSPPSPSSSPPAATGSGPSPPSPSSSPPAAAGSSPSPSSSPPAATGSGPSPPLLLPGDGAGRLGPSRRCGAAAATGGGADLPSSPPSMVPSAGGIVDPGGWSHHGMDPAADPVGWIPVAVDPWI, from the coding sequence atgccgccgccccctccctcccctcctcccgccgcgtcggatccggcccctccctcccctcccctcctcctgcCGCACCGGATCCGGCCCctgccctccctccccttcttcttccccgccggtGGCCAGCCCCTCCacttcttcttccccgccgacGGCTTCTGGATCCGGccactccccttcttcttccccgctggCGGCCGCCCCCCCCCTTCTTCCCCGCTGGCGGCTGCCGAATCTGGCCCCTCccccccctccccttcttcttccccgccggcggccaccggatccggcccctcccctccctccccttcttcttccccgccggcgGCCGCCGGATCtagcccctccccttcttcttccccgccggcggccaccggatccggcccctcccctccccttcttcttcccggcgaTGGCGCAGGGCGGCTCGGCCCCTCTCGGCGATGCGGAGCAGCAGCAGCTACGGGTGGCGGTGCAGATCtgccctcctctcctccctccatgGTTCCATCGGCGGGTGGCATCGTGGATCCGGGGGGATGGAGCCACCACGGCATGGATCCGGCGGCAGATCCGGTGGGTTGGATCCCGGTGGCGGTGGATCCGTGGATCTGA